The proteins below are encoded in one region of Caldilineales bacterium:
- a CDS encoding DUF4037 domain-containing protein, with the protein MRESIIDISRQFFFEVLEPILERHFPEETRRTTFGVFGYGSEVLRLDDEYSADHHWGIRINALMPEDLFQQRSAEILSVVEREMPTTFRGHNLREGLSGGKGLSLASMEGYLRRTIGLTKVPETYAEWLSVPEDDIMHIINGEIWMDDTGQFTAIRQAFLAYYPEPVRLRRIAHWCRYFSGMGSYALKRAILRYNEWYANITFARALRLGTQLAFLLDKQYCPYDKWTMAFFAKLPRLAYPLTPIINEAVSLATPWARKLELLNQMADVVDQTLVDDGIIRPHPQFSDHPSSGYRLLEHAYAEILHGLPADLRNIVPVWDQVYLEAFHSNYVASLDLATWDSLLNLTPS; encoded by the coding sequence ATGCGCGAATCCATCATCGACATCAGCCGCCAGTTCTTCTTCGAGGTCCTGGAACCGATCCTGGAGCGTCACTTCCCCGAAGAGACGCGGCGCACGACCTTCGGCGTCTTCGGCTACGGCTCGGAAGTGCTACGGCTGGACGATGAATACTCCGCCGACCATCATTGGGGCATCCGCATCAACGCCCTTATGCCCGAAGACCTGTTCCAACAGCGCAGCGCCGAAATCCTGAGCGTGGTCGAGCGGGAGATGCCGACGACATTCCGGGGCCACAACCTGCGCGAGGGGCTGTCAGGCGGCAAGGGGCTATCGCTGGCCAGCATGGAGGGCTATTTGCGCCGCACCATCGGCCTGACCAAAGTGCCCGAGACCTATGCCGAATGGTTGAGCGTGCCCGAAGACGACATCATGCACATCATCAACGGCGAAATCTGGATGGACGACACCGGCCAGTTCACCGCCATCCGCCAGGCGTTTCTAGCCTACTACCCCGAACCCGTCCGCCTGCGCCGCATCGCCCACTGGTGTCGCTACTTCTCTGGCATGGGCAGCTATGCCCTCAAGCGCGCCATCCTGCGCTACAACGAATGGTACGCCAACATCACCTTTGCCCGCGCCTTGCGCCTGGGCACACAACTGGCCTTCCTCCTCGACAAACAGTATTGTCCTTATGACAAGTGGACGATGGCCTTCTTCGCCAAACTCCCGCGCCTGGCCTATCCCCTGACGCCGATCATCAACGAAGCCGTCAGCCTGGCCACCCCCTGGGCGCGCAAACTCGAACTCCTGAACCAGATGGCCGACGTCGTTGACCAAACCCTGGTCGACGACGGCATCATCCGGCCCCACCCCCAGTTCAGCGACCACCCCAGCTCGGGCTACCGCCTGCTCGAACACGCCTACGCCGAAATCCTCCACGGCCTGCCCGCCGACCTGCGCAACATCGTGCCAGTTTGGGATCAGGTCTACCTCGAAGCTTTTCATAGCAACTACGTCGCCTCGCTCGACCTGGCAACTTGGGATAGCCTCCTCAACCTCACCCCCTCGTGA
- a CDS encoding VanZ family protein encodes MSRPYRLLAALIALAFLAFVGFIIFSADTGTMPAVIHRLYAFPHGDKAGHFVLMGVLALALNLALSTRRVSMAGRKILLGSLLALLLVTIEELSQAFFRTRTLSLLDLSFSYVGILGASLLIGSIEKGSKHEGTK; translated from the coding sequence ATGAGCCGCCCCTACCGTCTTCTGGCCGCGCTGATCGCCCTCGCCTTCCTCGCCTTCGTCGGCTTTATCATCTTTTCAGCCGACACCGGGACGATGCCGGCGGTCATCCACCGGCTTTATGCCTTCCCACACGGCGACAAAGCCGGCCACTTCGTGCTCATGGGCGTGCTGGCCCTGGCGCTCAACCTGGCCCTCTCGACTCGTCGCGTTAGTATGGCCGGCAGGAAAATCCTTCTGGGCAGCCTCCTGGCCCTGCTGCTGGTCACGATCGAGGAACTCAGCCAGGCATTCTTCCGCACCCGCACCCTCTCGCTCCTCGACCTGAGCTTCAGCTACGTGGGCATCCTTGGCGCCAGCCTGCTCATCGGCTCGATCGAAAAAGGCAGCAAACACGAAGGCACGAAGTGA
- a CDS encoding SGNH/GDSL hydrolase family protein, producing MIETPEMHLPPETAFLVDFNLHMVPAALGLAVPDDAAASMFATTPEPIRRYTAAVERRVRLTAFEMLSSPDDAFAIDRLPLPAGGLVMAIGDSITTYRWGYARLLAAMLELRRPLDQLRFLNLAQSGYTSTHGLETTHTQFLAHQPDWVLIKFGVNDCKQFGDPLARTLVSLDEYRANLAAIVAAFQRFTPARIILLSPTPVVESIVNTYPDFVPMRMTWDNRNLKACADAVGELAAQHGLTFVDLFSLFGSSPDPAHYLPDGLHPGPSGHKLMARRVLRVLDNRL from the coding sequence ATGATCGAAACGCCCGAAATGCACCTGCCGCCCGAAACGGCCTTTCTGGTCGATTTCAACCTGCACATGGTTCCGGCGGCTCTGGGGCTGGCCGTGCCGGATGACGCCGCCGCCAGCATGTTCGCTACGACGCCGGAGCCGATCCGCCGCTACACCGCGGCGGTGGAGCGGCGAGTGCGGCTCACTGCCTTCGAGATGCTCTCCTCGCCCGATGATGCCTTTGCCATCGACCGCTTGCCCCTGCCCGCAGGCGGGCTGGTGATGGCGATTGGCGACTCGATCACCACCTATCGTTGGGGCTATGCCCGACTATTAGCAGCCATGCTCGAACTACGCCGCCCTCTCGATCAACTCCGCTTCCTCAACCTGGCTCAATCCGGCTACACTTCGACCCACGGCCTGGAAACGACTCACACCCAGTTCTTGGCCCATCAGCCCGATTGGGTCTTGATCAAGTTCGGCGTCAATGATTGTAAGCAGTTCGGCGATCCCCTGGCCCGGACGCTGGTCTCGTTGGACGAATACCGGGCCAACCTGGCCGCCATCGTTGCTGCCTTCCAGCGTTTCACGCCGGCCCGGATCATCCTCCTCAGCCCCACCCCTGTGGTCGAATCCATCGTCAACACCTATCCCGATTTCGTTCCCATGCGCATGACCTGGGACAACCGCAACCTGAAGGCGTGCGCCGATGCGGTAGGCGAATTGGCAGCGCAGCACGGCTTGACTTTCGTCGATCTCTTCTCTCTCTTCGGCTCCTCACCTGACCCTGCCCACTACCTGCCCGACGGCCTGCACCCCGGTCCCAGCGGCCACAAACTGATGGCCCGGCGAGTGTTGCGCGTGCTCGACAATCGGCTATGA
- a CDS encoding ABC transporter permease, with the protein MTTTEATSGQQQGGWASRLRSSALREGVGLLAMYLIIVLVMYFLSDVFLSKRNFLNLLLASSVMGIIAMVTTMLMVGGGLDLSVGSTVALVGVIISHSQNTLGVWGGAAAGLLAALIVGIANGLIVTRVGINALITTLGMFSIVRGLAFVFSGGLTEPVLDPAFGNIGRSFLSGIPIPVLIFTLVILATYIIMRFTQYGRAMYMVGGNAAASHLAGLKVKNFQFIAFVLSGLSAGVAGVILTSMLGAGAPQAASGLELSVIAAVILGGTSLAGGKGTILGTLIGILILGTLNNGMVLLSVSAYYQQIAQGLVLLLAVGLDQLRLRRTG; encoded by the coding sequence ATGACTACGACCGAAGCGACGAGTGGGCAGCAACAAGGCGGATGGGCATCGCGTCTCAGGTCGTCGGCCTTGCGCGAGGGTGTGGGGCTGCTGGCCATGTATCTGATCATCGTCTTGGTGATGTATTTTCTTTCCGATGTCTTTCTTAGTAAGCGCAATTTCCTCAACCTGCTGCTGGCCAGCTCTGTCATGGGCATCATCGCCATGGTGACGACCATGCTGATGGTGGGTGGCGGCCTCGATTTGTCGGTGGGATCGACAGTGGCGTTGGTGGGGGTGATCATTTCCCACTCCCAGAATACACTGGGGGTTTGGGGCGGCGCCGCGGCGGGCTTGCTGGCGGCCCTGATCGTGGGCATCGCCAACGGCTTGATCGTCACCCGCGTGGGCATCAACGCCCTGATCACCACTTTGGGCATGTTCTCGATCGTGCGCGGGCTGGCTTTCGTCTTCTCCGGCGGCCTGACCGAACCCGTACTGGACCCGGCCTTTGGCAACATCGGTCGCAGCTTCCTGTCCGGCATCCCCATCCCGGTGCTGATCTTCACCCTCGTCATCCTCGCCACCTACATCATCATGCGCTTCACTCAGTATGGACGGGCGATGTACATGGTCGGCGGCAATGCCGCCGCCAGCCACCTGGCCGGGTTGAAGGTGAAGAACTTTCAGTTCATCGCCTTTGTGCTCTCTGGCTTGAGCGCAGGTGTGGCCGGCGTTATCCTCACCTCGATGTTGGGGGCGGGCGCACCACAGGCCGCGTCGGGACTCGAACTCAGTGTGATCGCCGCCGTCATCCTGGGCGGAACCAGCCTGGCCGGGGGCAAAGGCACCATCTTGGGAACGCTGATCGGTATCCTGATTCTTGGCACCCTGAACAACGGCATGGTACTGCTTAGCGTTTCGGCCTACTACCAGCAGATCGCCCAGGGTCTGGTGCTGCTTCTGGCGGTGGGGCTGGACCAACTACGCTTACGCCGAACGGGATAA
- a CDS encoding sugar ABC transporter ATP-binding protein: MTASTVPPILEMHAISKSFFGLKVLDDVSIDLFPAEVMALIGENGAGKSTLIKILNGDYQKDSGAIFIDGRPVEVDSPRQAANLGIRMIYQELHHCHELSVTENLLLGNLPRRGKGLSRYVIDWPQAYRQAEEHLGVLDVKIDPKARMGDLSVVEREIVEIVKAVSGKARIIVMDEPTAALTPREVDLLFQMVESLRKQGVGIVYISHRLDEIFQIAQRVTVLRDGHKVDTCRVADVSKRDLVRMMVGHEVEDRQGGVEAGARDDQAVLEVRGLSRAGAFEDIDLDLRTGEIVGIFGLLGAGHSNLTRTLFGAERADRGEIRVGGKSVTITSPSDARQVGIGLVPIDRKVQGLVLGRSVRENLTLSNWPAISRFGFFQSKSEKKRAQRWIDDLGVRVAGGMETETRYMSGGNQQKVVLGRWLEADVKVLIMNEPTWGVDVGARADIYNQLEALAQQGLAILMVSSDMQEVLSVSHRILTMYKGRITGEFSAADATQARLLHAAAGGEE; the protein is encoded by the coding sequence ATGACTGCAAGCACTGTCCCCCCCATTCTGGAGATGCACGCCATCTCCAAGAGCTTCTTTGGCCTCAAAGTCCTGGACGATGTCTCCATCGACCTGTTCCCAGCCGAGGTGATGGCGTTGATTGGCGAAAACGGGGCCGGGAAGTCGACTTTGATCAAAATCTTGAACGGGGATTATCAGAAGGACAGCGGCGCCATCTTCATCGATGGCCGGCCGGTCGAAGTGGATAGCCCTCGCCAGGCCGCCAACCTGGGCATCCGCATGATCTATCAGGAGCTGCACCACTGTCACGAGCTTTCGGTGACGGAGAACCTTCTCCTGGGGAATCTCCCGCGGCGGGGAAAGGGATTGAGCCGCTATGTCATCGACTGGCCGCAAGCCTACCGCCAGGCCGAGGAGCACCTGGGGGTGCTCGATGTCAAAATCGACCCCAAGGCGCGCATGGGCGACCTTTCTGTGGTCGAACGCGAGATCGTGGAGATCGTCAAAGCGGTGTCGGGCAAGGCCCGCATCATCGTCATGGACGAACCCACTGCCGCCCTCACCCCGCGCGAAGTCGATTTGTTGTTCCAGATGGTCGAATCGCTGCGCAAGCAAGGCGTGGGCATCGTCTATATCTCGCACCGCCTTGACGAGATTTTCCAGATCGCCCAGCGGGTGACAGTGCTGCGCGACGGGCATAAGGTGGATACCTGCCGGGTGGCGGATGTGAGCAAGCGCGACCTGGTACGGATGATGGTCGGGCACGAAGTAGAAGACAGACAGGGGGGCGTCGAGGCTGGAGCACGAGATGACCAGGCCGTGCTGGAGGTAAGGGGACTCAGTCGCGCCGGCGCTTTCGAGGATATCGACCTGGACTTGCGCACTGGCGAGATCGTCGGCATCTTTGGGCTGTTGGGGGCCGGGCACTCGAACCTCACCCGGACCTTGTTCGGGGCCGAGCGCGCGGACCGCGGCGAGATCAGGGTCGGCGGCAAGAGTGTCACCATCACCTCGCCCAGCGACGCCCGACAGGTTGGCATCGGTTTGGTGCCCATCGACCGCAAGGTGCAGGGGCTGGTGTTGGGCCGCAGCGTGCGTGAAAATCTCACCCTCTCCAATTGGCCAGCGATCTCTCGATTCGGCTTCTTCCAGTCCAAGAGCGAGAAAAAACGGGCGCAACGCTGGATCGACGATTTGGGCGTGCGCGTCGCTGGCGGCATGGAGACCGAAACCCGTTACATGAGCGGCGGCAATCAGCAAAAGGTGGTGCTGGGGCGTTGGCTGGAAGCCGATGTCAAGGTTCTGATCATGAACGAGCCAACCTGGGGGGTGGATGTGGGCGCCCGCGCCGACATCTACAACCAACTCGAAGCACTGGCGCAACAAGGTCTGGCCATCCTCATGGTTTCCTCGGATATGCAAGAGGTGCTTTCGGTGAGCCATCGCATTCTGACCATGTACAAAGGCCGGATCACGGGTGAGTTCAGCGCCGCCGACGCCACACAGGCCCGCTTGTTGCACGCCGCCGCCGGAGGTGAAGAATGA
- a CDS encoding ABC transporter permease, which yields MSTTSPPARPTLAARIQARGFRLTTSLSLLIVFIAMCVVFSILSPYFLTVENFVNIARTMPIVGIVAIGETLVLIAGGVDLSVGSVAALSGVVTGLLWEKAGLPIGIAATVGLLSGALVGLVNGLLVTRLRINALITTLATFSIVRGLAFVLTNAQMNQLTDPRFLWLGRGEIARVPVPFILMILLYVIFYLVLRYTPFGRDLYAIGGNPAASRLAGIPANKYLLIVFAFGGLLAAVGGLVQSSQLAAGTPQLATGLEFTVIAAVVLGGTSLTGGKGALTGTLIGVLILRTLDNGLILVDLSSYWQQVARGAVLILAVGFDVLRTRLAADRAR from the coding sequence ATGAGCACCACCTCGCCCCCCGCTCGTCCCACCCTGGCCGCTCGCATCCAGGCCAGAGGCTTCCGCCTGACCACCAGCCTGAGCTTGCTGATCGTGTTCATCGCCATGTGCGTTGTCTTCAGCATCCTCTCACCTTACTTCCTGACTGTCGAAAACTTCGTCAACATCGCCCGCACCATGCCCATCGTTGGCATTGTCGCCATCGGCGAAACACTGGTGCTCATTGCCGGGGGGGTGGATCTTTCGGTGGGGTCGGTGGCGGCGCTTTCGGGGGTGGTGACGGGGCTGTTGTGGGAGAAAGCCGGGCTACCTATCGGGATAGCCGCAACAGTAGGATTGCTGAGCGGCGCCCTAGTTGGACTTGTCAATGGCCTGCTGGTTACACGTTTACGCATCAACGCCTTGATCACCACGCTGGCGACTTTTTCGATTGTGCGCGGGCTGGCCTTCGTGCTCACCAATGCCCAGATGAATCAGCTCACCGATCCTCGCTTTCTCTGGCTGGGTCGAGGCGAAATCGCCCGCGTCCCGGTGCCTTTCATCTTGATGATTCTGCTTTATGTCATCTTCTATCTCGTGCTGAGATACACCCCCTTTGGCCGCGACCTCTATGCTATCGGCGGCAACCCCGCCGCCAGTCGGCTGGCCGGCATTCCCGCCAACAAATACCTGTTGATCGTTTTCGCTTTCGGCGGATTGCTGGCGGCGGTGGGTGGGCTGGTGCAGTCATCGCAGTTGGCCGCAGGCACGCCCCAATTGGCCACCGGCCTGGAGTTCACCGTCATTGCGGCGGTGGTATTGGGCGGCACCAGCCTGACAGGAGGAAAGGGCGCGCTGACCGGAACGCTGATCGGGGTGCTGATCTTACGCACACTTGACAACGGGCTGATTCTGGTCGATCTCTCGTCCTACTGGCAGCAGGTGGCCCGCGGCGCCGTGCTCATCCTGGCCGTGGGCTTCGACGTACTGCGCACGCGACTGGCGGCAGACAGGGCGCGCTAG
- a CDS encoding sugar ABC transporter substrate-binding protein, translating to MKLTRTMKLAILLGVAVLLLALAACAAPATPQIVKETVVVKETVEVPVQQTVVVKETVEVQVQATPVAQECATTKDKYKIGFANLTEDIVFTQLVEQGIKDEAAKAGVDLVIADNKLDGATALANADNFILQGVNGVIEFQTDEKFGNVIMDKFRRENIPVIAIDIPMPGATFFGADNYRAGYMAGEAAAKWVNENWDGKLDAVVALELPQSGPIPAARLQGQLEGLLNNVKTKPADDMIFHLDSKNTQDEAFKVVSDTLPKIPDARHVVGININEGTALGTIAAFEAAGRKEDIVVVAQGADPSGQDEMVKEGSRHLGSTAYFPEKYGSYLIPAILDLLNCKPLPPAIYVDHVFITKDNLCQYYPEHASCK from the coding sequence ATGAAGCTCACGCGAACGATGAAACTAGCCATTCTGTTGGGCGTCGCCGTCCTGCTCCTGGCTCTCGCCGCCTGCGCCGCCCCGGCCACACCCCAGATTGTCAAGGAAACGGTGGTCGTCAAGGAAACGGTGGAGGTGCCGGTGCAGCAAACTGTGGTCGTCAAAGAGACGGTCGAGGTGCAAGTGCAGGCCACGCCAGTGGCGCAGGAATGTGCAACAACGAAGGACAAATACAAGATCGGTTTTGCCAACCTGACCGAAGATATCGTCTTCACCCAACTGGTGGAACAGGGCATCAAGGATGAAGCCGCCAAGGCGGGGGTCGATCTGGTCATCGCCGACAACAAGCTCGATGGCGCCACGGCGCTGGCCAACGCCGACAATTTCATCCTACAAGGGGTCAATGGCGTGATCGAGTTTCAGACCGATGAGAAGTTCGGCAACGTGATCATGGACAAGTTCCGCCGCGAGAACATCCCGGTTATCGCTATCGACATCCCCATGCCGGGCGCCACCTTCTTCGGAGCCGACAATTATCGGGCCGGCTACATGGCCGGTGAGGCCGCGGCCAAATGGGTGAACGAAAACTGGGATGGCAAGCTGGATGCCGTTGTCGCCCTGGAACTACCGCAATCGGGCCCCATCCCGGCGGCTCGTCTACAAGGGCAGTTGGAAGGCCTCCTGAACAACGTCAAGACCAAACCGGCCGATGATATGATCTTCCACCTGGACAGCAAGAACACCCAGGATGAGGCCTTCAAGGTGGTCAGCGACACCCTGCCCAAGATCCCCGACGCCCGTCACGTCGTCGGCATCAACATCAACGAAGGCACGGCCCTGGGCACCATCGCCGCCTTCGAAGCCGCCGGACGCAAGGAAGACATCGTGGTGGTGGCGCAGGGCGCCGATCCTTCCGGCCAGGATGAAATGGTCAAAGAGGGCAGCCGCCATCTCGGATCGACTGCCTATTTCCCGGAGAAATACGGCTCTTACCTGATCCCGGCCATCCTCGACCTGCTCAACTGCAAACCCTTGCCGCCGGCTATCTACGTCGACCACGTCTTCATCACCAAAGACAATCTCTGCCAGTATTACCCCGAACACGCCAGTTGCAAGTAA
- a CDS encoding substrate-binding domain-containing protein, with the protein MTTFERRQRILKHLEEQPVVKVTELAVELDVSEGTIRNDLAALESESRLLRVRGGAAAIQQAPPAGARATRSSANVEAKRRIARWAADMVDDGDAIFLDASSTVLHMVSCLQRHQRLSIVTNGLETARLLGETTPHTVILLGGVLGANANAVTGLLGAPMVAGLHLRRAFISGVGLTVVEGLTERDLEEARLKQVILDRGCEVVVLVDSTKLGKVGFAPCLPITQIAHLVTDSRAPTEFIQELRQSDVAVTVCGERTVTTYHRQQPVYRIGFANLTETGIPFAIDVRHGLERAAAERQVGLVLADNRLSGEHALKVADYLIEKEVDLVIEYQIDAAMNSLLMDKFSRAGVPVIAVDIPLVGATFFGIDNYRAGLSAGTAMGKWVAANWAAELSHVIILEEPRAGDLPASRIHGQLDGLQEVLGPIPEAKWLRVDSGNTSEISERGVLQALQNLMDAHHVAILSFNDDAALGALRAAQKLGREDTVAIVGQGADRLVRHEIRQRNSPVIGSTAFMPEAYGEKLIDLALDILEGKPVPPAVFMEPVFIDAANIDDYYADS; encoded by the coding sequence ATGACCACATTCGAGCGTCGCCAGCGGATCCTGAAACACTTGGAGGAGCAGCCGGTCGTCAAAGTAACCGAGCTGGCGGTTGAACTCGATGTCTCGGAAGGTACGATACGCAACGACCTGGCGGCTTTGGAGTCCGAAAGCCGCTTGCTGCGTGTGCGCGGCGGCGCCGCCGCTATTCAGCAGGCGCCACCTGCCGGCGCGCGGGCCACAAGAAGCTCCGCCAATGTGGAAGCGAAACGCCGGATCGCCCGCTGGGCCGCCGATATGGTTGACGATGGCGACGCCATCTTCCTGGACGCAAGTTCGACTGTGCTACACATGGTCTCTTGCTTGCAGCGCCACCAGCGTTTGAGCATCGTCACCAATGGTCTGGAAACGGCCCGGCTGCTGGGGGAAACGACCCCGCATACTGTCATCCTGTTGGGCGGCGTGTTAGGGGCGAACGCCAACGCCGTCACCGGGTTGTTGGGGGCGCCGATGGTGGCGGGTCTGCACCTGCGCCGCGCCTTCATCTCGGGGGTGGGCCTGACTGTGGTGGAGGGTCTGACCGAGCGCGACCTGGAGGAAGCCCGGCTTAAGCAGGTGATCCTGGACAGAGGGTGCGAAGTCGTCGTCCTGGTCGATTCCACCAAACTCGGCAAGGTTGGTTTTGCCCCGTGTCTGCCGATTACGCAGATCGCCCATCTGGTCACGGATAGTCGCGCTCCGACCGAGTTCATCCAGGAGTTGCGCCAGTCCGATGTGGCGGTGACGGTGTGCGGTGAGCGCACGGTGACGACCTATCATCGCCAACAGCCGGTTTATCGCATCGGCTTTGCCAATCTGACCGAGACCGGCATCCCCTTTGCCATCGATGTGCGGCATGGGCTGGAAAGGGCCGCCGCCGAGCGGCAGGTGGGCCTGGTATTAGCGGACAACCGGCTGAGTGGCGAGCACGCCCTGAAAGTGGCTGACTATCTGATCGAGAAGGAAGTCGACCTGGTGATTGAATATCAGATCGATGCCGCCATGAACAGTTTGCTGATGGATAAGTTCAGCCGCGCCGGCGTTCCCGTCATTGCCGTGGACATTCCCCTGGTCGGGGCGACGTTTTTTGGCATCGATAACTATCGGGCCGGTCTCAGCGCCGGCACCGCGATGGGGAAGTGGGTGGCGGCGAACTGGGCGGCGGAACTGAGCCATGTGATCATACTGGAAGAGCCGCGCGCCGGCGATCTACCGGCCAGCCGCATCCACGGCCAGTTGGATGGTTTGCAGGAGGTGCTAGGGCCGATCCCGGAAGCGAAGTGGCTACGTGTGGATAGTGGCAATACAAGCGAGATCAGTGAGCGCGGTGTCTTGCAGGCGCTTCAAAATCTGATGGACGCACACCATGTCGCCATTCTGTCGTTCAATGATGACGCCGCTTTGGGGGCGCTGCGGGCGGCGCAGAAATTGGGGCGGGAAGACACTGTGGCTATCGTCGGGCAGGGCGCCGATCGCTTGGTGCGACACGAAATCCGCCAGCGCAATTCCCCCGTCATCGGCTCGACCGCCTTCATGCCCGAAGCCTACGGCGAGAAGCTCATCGACCTGGCTCTCGACATCCTCGAGGGCAAACCCGTACCCCCGGCTGTGTTCATGGAACCGGTTTTCATCGATGCCGCTAACATCGATGATTACTACGCCGATTCCTGA
- a CDS encoding ABC transporter permease has product MQSSQAAIAPSGERFTSRAWAWLKSWEGFLLIIFLIIFVLNAIATPSYLTAGNWVNLFNLYIEKIIVALIMTFIIINGEIDLSVASVMGLSAATLAVLFEKGAPIPVAILASLAVGLACGLFNGFWITVVGLPSLVVTLAGLITYRGLSLVLLQDRSVGNFPAWLNQLGQQPVLWKLPLSLILFAAGIILAVILLQYSGFGRYVYVIGSNKDVARYSGVRVRRVKMWLFMASGLVSALAGLLYAIRLGAVRGSTAEGFELDIITMVLLGGVSIFGGTGSLFGVLLSILIILNLRNGMGLANISGHVQTGVVGILLILSVLVPNLASRIQESLNRRRMSRKVETAEM; this is encoded by the coding sequence ATGCAATCTAGTCAGGCCGCTATCGCTCCCTCGGGCGAGCGTTTCACCTCTCGAGCCTGGGCGTGGCTCAAGTCTTGGGAGGGCTTTCTGCTGATAATCTTTCTGATCATCTTCGTGCTCAATGCCATCGCCACGCCTTCCTATCTGACCGCTGGCAACTGGGTCAATTTGTTCAATCTGTACATCGAGAAGATCATCGTGGCGCTGATCATGACCTTCATCATCATCAACGGCGAGATCGACCTCTCGGTCGCTTCGGTGATGGGCCTGTCCGCGGCGACGCTGGCCGTCTTGTTCGAAAAGGGCGCCCCCATCCCGGTCGCCATCCTGGCCAGCCTTGCGGTTGGGCTGGCGTGCGGGCTGTTCAATGGCTTCTGGATCACGGTGGTCGGGCTGCCCTCGTTGGTGGTCACTTTGGCCGGCCTGATCACCTATCGCGGCCTGAGTCTGGTCTTGCTGCAAGATCGTTCCGTCGGCAATTTCCCCGCCTGGCTCAACCAATTGGGCCAGCAGCCGGTGCTGTGGAAACTGCCGTTGTCGCTGATCTTGTTTGCCGCCGGGATCATCCTGGCCGTGATCCTCTTGCAGTATTCGGGCTTTGGCCGTTACGTCTACGTCATCGGCAGCAACAAAGACGTGGCGCGCTACTCGGGCGTGCGTGTGCGCCGGGTAAAGATGTGGCTGTTCATGGCCTCGGGCCTGGTCTCGGCGCTGGCAGGTCTGCTGTATGCGATCCGCTTGGGCGCGGTGCGCGGCAGCACCGCCGAAGGCTTCGAGCTCGATATCATCACGATGGTGCTCCTGGGCGGCGTCAGCATTTTTGGCGGCACGGGCAGTCTCTTCGGCGTTTTGCTCTCCATTCTTATCATCCTCAACCTGCGCAACGGCATGGGGCTGGCCAACATCTCCGGGCACGTACAAACCGGCGTCGTCGGCATCCTGCTGATTCTTTCGGTGCTCGTACCCAATCTTGCCAGCAGAATCCAGGAATCTCTCAACCGTAGGCGCATGAGTCGCAAAGTCGAGACGGCCGAAATGTGA
- a CDS encoding ABC transporter permease, with protein sequence MNALMRRFRPEQLRALVLILVLAAITVFFQTQVDGFVGPRTINRLQTSVAIIAVVAVAETLVIVTRNIDLSVGSIVGFAAYIVGTQLTRNNTISPFVAVLMALAVGALLGAINGAIIAYGRVPAIIVTLGTLAIYRTILVEYSNAQTVLTSKLPAWIQTLPSINLATLGDFEVRLIFAIALAVVIIFQSVLAFLPYGRRLYAIGSNPDAARIAGFPSQRIVFLAFVLCGGLAGLAGFMFLGQYGNVTVVAAQGMELQAIAAAVVGGVSTAGGAGSAFGAFLGAILIGLLEQGLRRMPQINEFWRDALLGILILAAVAIDTVIMNRLRQIWARSEMQLSGRGEQSIETEGSTHAI encoded by the coding sequence ATGAACGCCTTGATGCGCCGCTTCCGTCCTGAACAACTGCGTGCTCTCGTTCTCATCCTCGTACTGGCGGCGATTACGGTCTTCTTCCAGACTCAAGTTGATGGCTTTGTCGGTCCTCGCACCATCAATCGGCTGCAGACAAGCGTCGCTATCATCGCCGTCGTCGCCGTGGCCGAAACACTGGTGATCGTCACCCGCAACATCGATCTTTCGGTTGGCTCGATCGTCGGCTTTGCCGCCTATATCGTCGGCACCCAACTTACCCGTAACAATACCATTTCACCGTTTGTCGCTGTGCTCATGGCCCTGGCCGTCGGCGCTCTCCTGGGAGCGATCAACGGCGCCATCATCGCCTACGGCCGGGTGCCGGCCATCATCGTCACCCTGGGCACACTGGCCATCTATCGCACGATCCTGGTGGAATACTCCAATGCCCAGACTGTGCTCACCAGCAAGCTGCCCGCCTGGATTCAGACGCTGCCGAGCATCAACCTGGCCACGCTGGGCGACTTCGAAGTTCGCCTTATCTTCGCCATCGCCCTGGCTGTAGTGATCATCTTCCAGTCGGTGCTGGCATTTCTGCCTTACGGACGGCGGCTATATGCCATCGGCTCCAACCCCGACGCCGCCAGGATCGCGGGCTTTCCTTCGCAGCGCATCGTCTTCCTGGCCTTCGTGTTGTGCGGCGGGCTGGCAGGGCTGGCAGGCTTCATGTTCCTGGGTCAGTATGGCAATGTGACGGTCGTGGCCGCGCAAGGCATGGAACTGCAAGCTATTGCCGCCGCGGTGGTGGGCGGCGTGAGCACGGCCGGCGGCGCCGGTTCTGCCTTCGGCGCCTTTTTGGGCGCCATTTTGATCGGCTTGCTCGAACAGGGGCTGCGCCGGATGCCGCAGATCAATGAGTTCTGGCGCGATGCCCTTCTGGGCATCCTGATTTTGGCTGCGGTGGCCATCGACACCGTGATCATGAATCGACTGCGCCAGATATGGGCGCGCAGCGAAATGCAGCTCTCTGGCCGCGGCGAGCAAAGCATCGAAACGGAGGGCAGCACCCATGCAATCTAG